The following coding sequences are from one Canis lupus baileyi chromosome 23, mCanLup2.hap1, whole genome shotgun sequence window:
- the TMEM86A gene encoding lysoplasmalogenase TMEM86A isoform X3, translated as MVSPVTVVKSEGPKLVPFFKATCVYFVLWLPSTSPSWVSALIKCLPIFCLWLFLLAHGLGFLLAHPSATRIFVGLVFSALGDAFLIWQDQGYFVHGLLMFAVTHMLYASAFGMRPLALRTGLVMAVLSCLAYALLYPCLSDAFTYLVGVYVALIGFMGWRAMAGLRLVGAAWRWTELAAGSGAVLFIISDLTIALNKFCFLVPYSRALIMSTYYAAQMLIALSAVESREPMEDYRLSKAN; from the exons GTGAAGAGTGAGGGACCCAAGCTGGTGCCCTTCTTCAAGGCCACCTGCGTGTATTTTGTGCTCTGGCTGCCTTCGACCAGCCCATCGTGGGTCAGCGCCCTCATCAAGTGCCTGCCCATCTTCTGCCTCTGGCTCTTCCTTCTGGCCCATGGCCTAGGATTCCTGCTGGCCCACCCCAGTGCCACCCGCATCTTTGTGGGGCTCGTCTTCTCCGCTCTAGGTGATGCCTTCCTCATCTGGCAGGACCAGGGCTACTTTGTGCATG GTCTGCTGATGTTTGCCGTGACCCACATGCTCTACGCCTCGGCCTTTGGCATGCGGCCACTGGCTCTACGGACAGGTCTGGTGATGGCAGTGCTGTCCTGCCTGGCCTATGCTCTCCTCTACCCGTGCCTCTCAGATGCCTTCACTTATCTGGTGGGGGTCTATGTGGCCCTGATCGGCTTCATGGGCTGGCGGGCTATGGCAGGACTGCGGCTGGTCGGGGCAGCCTGGCGCTGGACTGAGCTGGCAGCAGGCAGTGGTGCGGTGCTCTTTATCATCTCAGACCTGACCATCGCCCTCAACAAGTTCTGCTTCCTCGTGCCCTACTCCCGGGCGCTCATCATGTCCACCTACTACGCTGCCCAGATGCTCATCGCCCTGTCAGCTGTTGAAAGCCGGGAGCCAATGGAAGACTACAGACTGAGCAAGGCCAACTGA